The nucleotide sequence AGGGCGAACGAGGCGACCGTGTTGGCGACGACGCCGGTGAACGCGGCGCCCTTGCGACCGTGGTCGGCGAGCATCGCGCGACGCTCGCCCTCCGGCGCCAGGTACCACTCCGGCGTGCGGACGAACGGGTACAGGCAGAGCCAGTCCTTCGGCTCGATGCCCCGGAGGAAGCCGGGGACGTGCGCGCGGTTGAACTCCGCGTCCCGGTGCACGCCCATGACGTTCCACACCGGCAGGAGCGAGCGCAGCATCTCGGTGCGACGCAGGCGGCGGAGCGCCTTCTGCAGCTCCTCAGCAGTGTCGCCGTGCAGCCACACCATGAGGTCGGCATCCGCCTTGAGCCCGGAGACGTCGTAGAAGCCGCGGACCGCGACGCCGGAGTCCTCGATGTGGGAGACGATCGACTCGAGCTCGGTCGCGTCGTTCTCGGTGACAGGGGCGTCGGGATTGCGTCGCCAGACGGCCCAGAGGGTGTAACCGGACGGGTTCTCTTCGCGCAGCTCGGACATGATCCCAGTCTGCCCCCTTTGCGGAGGAGCCGCTAATCAGGGGAATACCGCCACACCCGGGGGCGAGGGGGCGGGTCAGCGAGCGATCGCGCGGGCGATCGCCCACACGGCGCCGCCGACCGCGGCCGCGATCCCCACCGTCGCCGCGATCGCGGCGGCGGGGTTGCGGTCCGCGAACGCCCGCGCCTTGACGGCGGCGCGCGCCGACGCCTTCTCGACGCGTCGGGGGATGTTGCCCTTGACCTCGATGGCGGCGAGCGCCGCCTTCAACTCCGCCCGCGCCGAGGCGACGGGATCAACGATGCCCGCGGGGACCGCGGTGCGCGGCAGGGACTCAGGGGTGCTCATCGCCGGCCTCCTTCACGATACGGATGTCCTCGGCCACGGCCTGCGCCGGGTTCTGGCGGCGGAGCACCTTGCGGAACTTCAGGATGCCGAGCAGTGCGAACAGCAGCACGGCGACGATGAGGATGCCCAGCACCGCCAGCGCGGACAGCCACACCGGCCACCACGACGACAGGCCCGCGATCGCGAACACGAGGATCACGGGCACCGCCCAGAACAGGAAGAACAGCGCGACGAGGAACCAGACCGAACCGATCCCCGCGTCCTTCGCCGTGCGCGACACCCAGGCCTTGGCCGCGTCGATCTCGGCCTTGACCAGGTTGGTGACGAGCTCGGGCAGGTCGCCGAGCAGCGTCAGCAGGCTGTCGTCGGCGCGATCCCGGTATCCGCGGGGCATGTCAGTCGTCGGACTTCCGCGGAGCGGGCTTCTTCGCGGCGGGCTTGGCCGCCGGCTTCTGGGCCTCGGCCGCGCGCTCCTTGACCTCGTCGACCGCGTCCTCCGCCGCCTCCGAGATCTCCTCCGCCGCGTCCTTGCCCGAGGCGATGACCGCGTCGAGCTTCTGGCCGGGGGAGCCGTCACCCGTGACCGACTTGACGATCTTCACGGCACCGGTCCAGACGGCACCCGGAACCGCGGCGGCCTTGTCGCCCACGAAGCCCTTGACCTTGTCGACGCGCTCCTGCACCGGGTCCGTGTTCCAGACCTTCAGCCACTGCGTCTTGATCTGCTCGTAGCGCTCGCGTCCTGCGCGGGTGCCGAGCACATAGCCGACGCCGAGTCCGACGACGAGTCCGATCTTCCCCTTCATGGGGTCTCCTCACGTTGTTCCGGCTGTGGTCCGTCCCGGGGGACGCCGATCATCCGCGTCTCCGCCGCGATCAGGTACCCAGCGTAACGCCGTATGCCGATTTCGGCATCAATCGATCAGAGGGTTGACACGGAGCCGCGGAGCGCACTCGCCCGGTCGTGCACTCAGTCCCAGAGGAGGGCGCGGCGGAGGCGATCCGCCTCCCCGGTCGCATCCGGCACGACCTGGGCGAGCCCGGTGCCGGCGAGCCACGCGCCCACCGCAGCCAGACCCGGAACCGCCTGCACGGCCTCCCGCGCCGCCGTCCGACGCTCCCCGGATCCGATGATGGACGCCGGCTGCGCCTGCACGAACCGCCCCCGATGTCCGGCGAGGACCTGGTCCGCCGTGAGGGGCACGCCGAGAAGGGTCGACGCCTCCCGGCGGGCGAGGTCGATCGCCGCCTCGTCGTCCATCGACGCGGTGACCGCCGGCTCCCCCTGCGCGCCGAACGAGACGCGGACGACCTCACGATCGCCGGCGGCCTCGCGCACCCAGGCCCACTTGGCTGTCGAGTGCGTCAGCGCCTTCGCCGTGTGACTGTGCGGCACGGTCAGCACCCCCGTCCCCCGGGGCGGCGTGCGCAGCGCCGGGGCGTCGAGGAGGAGCGTCACGATCTCGATCTCGGGCGAGGGGGCGGGCTCCGCCGCCGCGAGGGCGGGCACTGCCTCCGCGAGCAGCTCGCGTGCGACCTGCTCGGACGTCGCGACGATCACTGCGTCGGCGGCGATCTCCGTCTCCGACGACTCCTCCTCGTCGGTGTCGCCCGCCGGCTCCTCGACGACGACACGCCAGCCGGTCCCGTCGGTGGCGAGGCGGCGCACCGCGACGGCCGTGCGCACAGTCGCGCCGAGTTCCTCCAGGTCAGCCGCGAGGGCATCGACGAGCGCGCTCATCCCGCCGACGAGGCCTTCGACCGCGGCACCCGGCGTCTTCGCCCCGGCCGCGGCGTTCTCACCGCGGAGAGCCAGCACCGCGCCGGACAACGACCCGACCCGGGTGAGGGCGGCGTTCAGACCGGGGGCGGCGACGTCGATGTCGATGTCGTCCGGAGAGGCCGAGTACACACCTGTCGTGACCGGGGCGACGAGACGGTCGCGCACCTTCTCGCCCATCCGCGAGGCGACGAGACGCCCCAGGCTGAGCTGGTGCCCGATCGTGAGCGGCGGGCGGACGCGGTCGAGGTACGCCCGCCAGGCGCCGGACCAGCCGATGATGCGGCGGACGTCGTCCTGGAACGGGTTGCCCGGGATGCCGAGGATGCCGCCGACCGGGAGCGGCGCCGCCCCACCGCCCGGGAGCCCGGCGAGCCAGGCACCACCGGCCTGCGGTGTGACGACGCGATCCGTGAGTCCGAGGTCGTCCACGAGAGCCCGGACGTACCCGCCCTTCGTCGCATAGCTCTCCGCTCCGGCATCGAGGACGACACCGTCCAGGTCGACCCGCCGGATCACACCGCCCAGGTCGTCCGCCGCCTCGAGCAGCGTCACCCGCATGCCGACCTTCGCGCATTCACGGGCGGCCACGAGTCCGCCGACGCCGCCGCCCACCACGACGACGTGCGTCCGTGCGGCACGGGCGGCCAGGTCGGCCGGTTCTACGGAGGATGATGCGGGGCCGGGGCGCTCGGAGCTCATGCCCCCATCCTTTCACCGCCACCTGTGCGTCGAATCGCCCGATTGGCCGGGAAATCACCGCGGATGGGGCCGGGTGCGGGATTCGAACCGAGATCAGCCCGCGTGCACCAGCTCGACGATGCGGGTGAGCTGGTCGGGGTCGGTCTCCGGGGGTACGCCGTGGCCGAGGTTGAGGATGTGGCCGCGAGCCGCGCGACCGCGGCCGAGCACGTCGCGGACATGCGCCTCGAGCACCGGCCACGGCGCTCCGAGGAACGCCGGGTCGATGTTGCCCTGCACCGACACGTCCGGGCCGAGGATCGCGGCCGCCTCATCGAGCGGCAGCCGCCAGTCCACGCCCACGCCGTCCGCGATGCCGCCGAGGCGCATGTCGCCGAGGAAGGGCCCGGTGCCGACGCCGAAGTGGATGGTCGGAACGCCGATGCCGTCCAACGCGGTCCGCGAATGCGGCGCGACGAACGTGCGGTAGTCAGCCGGGCTCAGCGACCCCGCCCAGCTGTCGAACAGCTGCACGACCGCGGCGCCGGCGTCGCGCTGCGTCTCCAGGAAGCGCCGGGAGATCTGCGCCAGCCAGCCCGCGAGACGGTGCCAGGCCTCGGGCTCCGCGTGCATCATGCCGCGGGCGCGCAGGTGCTCCTTCGACGGACCGCCCTCGACGAGGTACGCGGCGAGGGTGAACGGCGCCCCCGCGAAGCCGATGACCGGGGTGTCGCCCAGCTCGGCGGCCACGATGCGGACGGCCTCCGCGATCGCGGTGCCGTCGAGGCTGTCCGGATCGATCGCCGTGATGCGGTCGACGTCGGCCAGCGTGCGCACGGGGTCCGCGAACACGGGGCCGCGCCCGGGCTCGATCTCCACCTCCACACCCGCCAGGCGCAGCGGGATGACGATGTCGCTGAAGAACACCGCCGCGTCGACACCGTGGCGGCGCACGGGCTGCAGGGTGATCTCGGCGGCGAGGTCGGGGGTCAGGCAGGCGTCGAGCATGCGCGTGCCCACCCGCAGCTCCCGGTACTCGGGGAGGGACCGACCCGCCTGGCGCATGAACCAGACCGGAGCGGTGGCGGGGCGATCGCCGGTGAGGGCGCGCAGCAGCGGGGCGTCGGAGAGTGCCATAACTCCATCCTCCCATCCGGCGCCCGCTGACCGGCCGAGTCCGGGCTCCGGACGCTCGGGTACAATCGAAGAGTGCTGCTGTGTGTGACGGCGAGTCACAAGACCGCCTCCTTCGAACTGCTCGAACGCCTGAGCCGCACCCCCGACGACGTCGCTCCCACCATCGTGGGCATGGCGCCGTGCGTGCAGGGTGCCGTGGTCCTCGCGACGTGCAACCGCTTCGAGGCGTACGTGGAAATGGACGAGCCCGTGACCGCGGCCGGCGCCATCGGCGTCGAAGCCGTGATCGAGGCCGTCGAGTCCGC is from Microbacterium sp. BLY and encodes:
- the hemQ gene encoding hydrogen peroxide-dependent heme synthase; translated protein: MMSELREENPSGYTLWAVWRRNPDAPVTENDATELESIVSHIEDSGVAVRGFYDVSGLKADADLMVWLHGDTAEELQKALRRLRRTEMLRSLLPVWNVMGVHRDAEFNRAHVPGFLRGIEPKDWLCLYPFVRTPEWYLAPEGERRAMLADHGRKGAAFTGVVANTVASFALGDYEWLLPLEADELTDLVDMMRDLRYTDARMFVKEEVPFYTGRRLRFDEIADVLQ
- the hemG gene encoding protoporphyrinogen oxidase; the protein is MSSERPGPASSSVEPADLAARAARTHVVVVGGGVGGLVAARECAKVGMRVTLLEAADDLGGVIRRVDLDGVVLDAGAESYATKGGYVRALVDDLGLTDRVVTPQAGGAWLAGLPGGGAAPLPVGGILGIPGNPFQDDVRRIIGWSGAWRAYLDRVRPPLTIGHQLSLGRLVASRMGEKVRDRLVAPVTTGVYSASPDDIDIDVAAPGLNAALTRVGSLSGAVLALRGENAAAGAKTPGAAVEGLVGGMSALVDALAADLEELGATVRTAVAVRRLATDGTGWRVVVEEPAGDTDEEESSETEIAADAVIVATSEQVARELLAEAVPALAAAEPAPSPEIEIVTLLLDAPALRTPPRGTGVLTVPHSHTAKALTHSTAKWAWVREAAGDREVVRVSFGAQGEPAVTASMDDEAAIDLARREASTLLGVPLTADQVLAGHRGRFVQAQPASIIGSGERRTAAREAVQAVPGLAAVGAWLAGTGLAQVVPDATGEADRLRRALLWD
- a CDS encoding phage holin family protein; the protein is MPRGYRDRADDSLLTLLGDLPELVTNLVKAEIDAAKAWVSRTAKDAGIGSVWFLVALFFLFWAVPVILVFAIAGLSSWWPVWLSALAVLGILIVAVLLFALLGILKFRKVLRRQNPAQAVAEDIRIVKEAGDEHP
- the hemE gene encoding uroporphyrinogen decarboxylase, giving the protein MALSDAPLLRALTGDRPATAPVWFMRQAGRSLPEYRELRVGTRMLDACLTPDLAAEITLQPVRRHGVDAAVFFSDIVIPLRLAGVEVEIEPGRGPVFADPVRTLADVDRITAIDPDSLDGTAIAEAVRIVAAELGDTPVIGFAGAPFTLAAYLVEGGPSKEHLRARGMMHAEPEAWHRLAGWLAQISRRFLETQRDAGAAVVQLFDSWAGSLSPADYRTFVAPHSRTALDGIGVPTIHFGVGTGPFLGDMRLGGIADGVGVDWRLPLDEAAAILGPDVSVQGNIDPAFLGAPWPVLEAHVRDVLGRGRAARGHILNLGHGVPPETDPDQLTRIVELVHAG